The DNA region GCAGAGTCAGGTCTGGCGCAAGTTCCCCGAAGGCTGGAAGATTGTTTCTGCCCACGTCTCCTTACTGCCCCTGTCAATGGTGGGATAAATTGTCAGTACCGCGATCGTCACAAGCAGGAAATGATCGGCATAATGGGTAGCGGCAAGCGATCGCTGGGAGAAGACCATGACCAAGCACCATAACCAGGCAATCCATTGGGCAAATCCCCGCTCAGGTAAACATCTGGTTTACGCTGGCGTGTTGGGTGGTCTGATGCTGCTCGCCAGTTGCACGCCTCCCCCCCAAACTGCCACCTCTCCCAATCCGACGGGAGTCCCAACCAATGGTTCTCCCAGCCCCACCCTGACCATTCCCACTTCTCCAACACCCACCCCGTCCCCGACTTCCACCGCCGAAAAGCCCGCTTCCGTCAAAGCCGTGGAAACCAAATTGGCCGATCTGGTTACCAAAGCCACAGGTCTGACGGTGCAAGCGGTGGATTGTCCAGCCGATCTGGTGGAAAAAGCCGGAACGACTTATAACTGCACGATCACATCGGAAGTAGGCATCTTCACGGGGGTTGTAGAGCCAACCGACCAACCGGGACAATTTAATTGGGGCACCAAAGGACTCCTGTTGCTCACCAAGCTCAATAGCTTCATTCAACAAAGTGTGCAAAACCAGGGGGGTGGGCCTGTCACGGTCGATTGTGGCGGAAAAGCCAGAATCGCCAAAGTTGGCGAGACATTTGAATGTAAGGTAACTGATGCCAAGGGAGGTACGCGCACCACTCGGGTTACCGTCCGGGATGAGGTTGGCAATGTATTTATTGCTCCCCAATAATTCAATCTTGTCCAAGTCCAGAACCGGAATTTCTCTGATCAGAAAACGACCGTGCTCTAGCAGGACTTGGTTGAACTTGAAGAGGCGGTCAAATTTCTTGAAATCGCCGCAGTTTTAACCTCTAGACCCTGTTTGTAGAACTGACATTATGTTAGATTTAAGCTCTGAGATTGATTCGGCTGCAGCAATGTTTGTCTATTCCATATTCGACAGGCTTCTCTCCGGACTCAACCCTCTACACATTTGGATTTCTGGAGACTTAAAGTAAGCCATGGCTATTTATGTTGGCAACCTTTCCTACAAGGTTACCCAAGAAGATTTGACTGAAATTTTTGCGGAGTATGGTTCTGTAAAGCGGGTGCAACTGATGATTGACCGGGAAACCGGAAGATCACGGGGCTTTAGCTTTGTGGAAATGGATACGGATGCAGAAGAAGATGCGGCGATCGAGGCCCTGGATGGAGCCGAGTGGATGGGCCGCGAAATGAAAGTGAATAAAGCCAGACCTCGTGAAGACAATCGGGGTGGCGACAGACGGCGCTCTGCAGGCAGTGGAGATAGCTGGTCAAACCGGGGCACAGGTTCCTACGGACGCTATTAGTAGAGCCGTTCCGCCGGAACCTCTCTACCCAATGCCTGTCTAAAATAAAACACTACAGGCTCTACTTCCAGAATGAAGGAAGTAGAGCCTGTGATCGTTTTGCCAGATAGCGTAAGTTACATGACAGTTCACGGATTCACCTTTATAGTGAAGACATTCCAGCCCTATTTTTAAACTTCTTTTAGACCCTTCTTTACTATGTCCTTTCCGGTTCAACTGACCAATCGCCAACAACAGGTTCTCTGGGCCACGGTACGCCACTACATTGCCACGGCAGAACCCGTCGGTTCAGAAGCATTGGTGAAAGAATATAACCTGAGTGTGAGTTCCGCCACAATTCGGAATGCAATGGGTGTTCTGGAAAAGGTTGGTTTACTCTATCAGCCGCATACTTCGGCGGGACGGG from Leptodesmis sichuanensis A121 includes:
- a CDS encoding DUF4333 domain-containing protein, with amino-acid sequence MTKHHNQAIHWANPRSGKHLVYAGVLGGLMLLASCTPPPQTATSPNPTGVPTNGSPSPTLTIPTSPTPTPSPTSTAEKPASVKAVETKLADLVTKATGLTVQAVDCPADLVEKAGTTYNCTITSEVGIFTGVVEPTDQPGQFNWGTKGLLLLTKLNSFIQQSVQNQGGGPVTVDCGGKARIAKVGETFECKVTDAKGGTRTTRVTVRDEVGNVFIAPQ
- a CDS encoding RNA recognition motif domain-containing protein, which codes for MAIYVGNLSYKVTQEDLTEIFAEYGSVKRVQLMIDRETGRSRGFSFVEMDTDAEEDAAIEALDGAEWMGREMKVNKARPREDNRGGDRRRSAGSGDSWSNRGTGSYGRY